One genomic region from Augochlora pura isolate Apur16 chromosome 7, APUR_v2.2.1, whole genome shotgun sequence encodes:
- the LOC144472342 gene encoding LOW QUALITY PROTEIN: sodium/potassium-transporting ATPase subunit beta-2 (The sequence of the model RefSeq protein was modified relative to this genomic sequence to represent the inferred CDS: substituted 1 base at 1 genomic stop codon) — protein MVSKNPKMVAPETDPYLNPANVSTNQSFKTFIYNRETGAFMGRTASSWGKILEEMKKEFTMAFYTMLAALDAVWYLHFFEIDIHNLFNINNKSNTTXTFTGLGFRPTPPLENVESTLIWYRGTDSQNYKYWVDSLQAFLKDYITPGSVPGLGANINKCDYNQPPPPGKVCDVDVKNWQPCTKENNYNYHKSAPCIFLKLNKIYGWKPEFYNDTDSLPDKMPFELKEHINSIKGSNPVQLNTVWVSCEGENPADQENIGPINYIPRRGFPGYFYPFENSEGYLSPLVAVHFVRPRTGILINVECKAWAKNIKHSRHEKIGAVHLELMID, from the exons ATGGTCAGCAAGAACCCGAAGATGGTCGCACCGGAGACAGATCCCTATCTGAATCCGGCGAATGTGTCGACCAACCAGTCCTTCAAGACCTTTATTTACAACCGTGAGACTGGTGCCTTCATGGGCAGAACGGCGAGCAGTTGGGGTAAGatattagaagaaatgaaaaaggaatttaCGATGGCC tttta TACAATGCTAGCGGCACTCGATGCTG TTTGGTACTTGCACTTCTTTGAGATCgacatacataatttatttaacataaataataaatctaatacaACATAAACGTTTACAGGTTTAGGATTCAGGCCGACGCCGCCATTGGAGAACGTCGAGAGTACATTAATATGGTACAGGGGAACCGACAGCCAGAATTACAAATACTGGGTCGATTCGTTACAAGCTTTTCTTAaag ATTACATAACACCGGGATCGGTGCCTGGTCTTGGTGCTAACATCAACAAATGCGACTACAATCAACCTCCACCACCTGGCAAGGTTTGCGACGTCGACGTTAAAAACTGGCAACCCTGTACTAAAGAGAATAACTACAACTACCACAAATCGGCTCCATGTATTTTTCTCAAGCTCAACAAG ATATATGGCTGGAAACcagaattttacaatgatacaGATTCGTTGCCAGACAAAATGCCTTTCGAACTCAAGGAACATATTAACAGCATAAAGGGAAGTAATCCTGTGCAACTTAATACAGTTTGGGTCTCATGTGAAGGTGAAAACCCTGCAGACCAGGAGAATATAGGaccaattaattatatacctCGAAGAGGTTTTCCCGGTTATTTCTATCCCTTCGAAAATTCTGAGGGATATCTCAGCCCCTTGGTGGCTGTTCATTTTGTTCGTCCCCGTA ctggaattttaataaacgtagAGTGCAAGGCATGGGCGAAAAACATAAAACACAGCCGCCATGAGAAAATAGGTGCAGTTCATTTGGAGTTAATGATAGATTAA